One Setaria viridis chromosome 3, Setaria_viridis_v4.0, whole genome shotgun sequence DNA window includes the following coding sequences:
- the LOC117849851 gene encoding serine/threonine-protein kinase Nek2, translating to MDQYEVLEQIGKGAFGSALLVRHKVEKKKYVLKKIRLARQTDRTRRSAHQEMQLIATVRNPFIVEYKDSWVEKGCYVCIVIGYCEGGDMADAIKRANGNHFSEEKLCKWLVQLLMALDYLHANHILHRDVKCSNIFIARDQSIRLGDFGLAKILTSDDLASSVVGTPSYMCPELLADIPYGTKSDIWSLGCCIYEMTALRPAFKAFDMQALINKITKSIVSPLPTRYSGAFRGLIKSMLRKSPEHRPSAAELLKHPHLQPYVLQVQLKSSPSRNMSPIYQSLTDKVKKMTFPSDVTDSVRRRVARRNSLGNERTVTFCKPSPERNSISSTRSIKEYTTTQSVKEFSIDSSQVDDEVTSKAVITKTSGILRTPKSTPSKSLTTRNWLDPPKTSYTRTNHSELSSRTPLNKSARTARRASLPLPTYGTPSNRTISILDRLDSPDVSVNAPRIDRIAEFPLASSEDPLAPINNKLSPAPGHGSCSTPPSINRSITKDKYTVQVLHTGDGDNGSDSSGRNATAASSRGSNDSRLQRFDTSSYQQRAEALEGLLEFSAQLLQQERYEELGILLKPFGPEKASPRETAIWLTKSFKETAS from the exons ATGGACCAATATGAGGTATTGGAGCAAATTGGAAAAGGAGCATTTGGCTCTGCACTTTTGGTGAGGCACaaggtggagaagaagaa GTATGTGCTCAAGAAGATACGACTTGCGCGACAAACGGACCGCACTCGCAGGTCTGCCCATCAGGAG ATGCAGCTTATTGCAACAGTCAGGAATCCATTTATCGTGGAGTACAAAGATTCATGGGTGGAAAAG GGTTGCTACGTTTGCATTGTTATAGGTTACTGTGAGGGAGGAGATAT GGCTGATGCTATCAAAAGAGCCAATGGTAACCACTTTTCTGAGGAG AAACTCTGCAAGTGGCTTGTGCAGCTTCTCATGGCTCTGGATTATTTGCATGCAAATCACATTCTTCATCGTGATGTGAAG TGCTCCAATATATTTATTGCCAGAGATCAAAGTATACGCCTTG GTGATTTTGGGCTTGCAAAAATACTGACTTCAGATGACCTTGCATCTTCT GTGGTCGGAACTCCAAGTTATATGTGCCCGGAACTTCTTGCTGATATACCATATGGTACCAAATCCGATATTTGGTCCCTAG gatgttGCATATATGAAATGACTGCTCTCAGGCCTGCGTTTAAAGCTTTT GACATGCAAGCTCTGATTAACAAAATCACAAAGTCGATAGTATCACCATTGCCCACGAGATATTCTGGTGCCTT TAGGGGGCTTATCAAGAGCATGCTAAGGAAAAGTCCAGAGCACAGACCAAGT GCTGCAGAACTGCTAAAGCATCCGCATCTTCAGCCTTATGTGCTTCAAGTCCAGTTGAAGTCTAGTCCTTCTCGCAACATGTCTCCAATCTATCAGTCTCTGACAGACAAAGTTAAGAAGATGACATTTCCTAGCGATGTAACTGATTCTGTGCGAAGAAGGGTGGCAAGAAGAAACTCGTTGGGAAATGAGAGGACTGTAACATTCTGCAAACCATCTCCTGAGCGGAACTCTATTAGCTCTACTCGGAGCATCAAAGAATATACAACTACTCAGAGTGTCAAAGAGTTCTCCATCGACAGCAGTCAAGTTGATGATGAGGTTACCAGTAAAGCTGTTATAACAAAGACATCAGGCATTCTAAGGACTCCCAAGAGTACTCCTTCCAAGTCATTGACAACTAGAAATTGGCTGGATCCTCCAAAAACATCTTATACCAGAACAAACCACAGCGAG CTGTCCTCAAGAACACCTCTAAACAAAAGCGCCCGTACAGCTCGAAGAGCATCCCTCCCGCTGCCAACATATGGAACGCCAAGCAACCGCACCATCAGCATCCTGGACCGGCTAGACTCCCCAGACGTGTCCGTCAATGCACCTCGAATCGACAGAATCGCGGAATTCCCTCTGGCTTCATCCGAGGACCCCTTGGCCCCCATCAACAACAAGCTCTCTCCAGCTCCCGGCCACGGCTCGTGCTCCACGCCTCCCTCCATCAACCGATCGATCACCAAGGACAAGTACACGGTCCAGGTGCTGCACACAGGCGATGGGGACAACGGGAGCGACTCCTCAGGGCGCAATGCTACCGCCGCGTCGAGCAGAGGGTCCAACGACTCGAGGCTGCAGCGGTTCGACACCTCGTCGTACCAGCAGCGCGCGGAGGCCCTGGAGGGGCTGCTGGAGTTCAGCGcccagctgctgcagcaggagCGGTATGAGGAGCTGGGCATCCTGCTGAAGCCGTTCGGCCCCGAGAAGGCGTCTCCCAGGGAGACCGCCATCTGGCTCACCAAGAGCTTCAAGGAGACGGCATCATAG